A segment of the Hallerella succinigenes genome:
GCTTTCTCCGACCGGAATCGGTTTTTTGCCTCCCAAATGCTCGCGCTCGTAATCCGCGCAAAAACGTTCCATATTCCCAAGATGTACGCCCTTTGCGGGATCTTTCAAGAGTTTTCCCAACGTGCAATTGGACTGGCACTGGCGTTCATGCGGACAGACGCGGCTGCAAATCGACGGGATAAGCGAAGTCCGCCGGATAATATCGATGGCACCCTGAAAATCGCCCGCCGCCACCCGTTCCAGGTATTCCGGAATCGGCATTCCTATCGGGCAAGCCGGAGTGCAAGTCGGCTTCTTGCATTTCAAACAACGGTTCGCTTCCAAGCGGGCCTGGGCTTCGGTAAACCCCAACGAGGATTCGTCCATGGAAGTCCGGCGGGAAATCGGATCCAGCTCCGCAGCTTCCTGCGGAGAAATCGTTCTCTTTTCTTTCACGGTCACTTCAGGGAGCCGGGCGAGTTGCGCAAGTTCCTCTTTGGCCGCCATATCCAATGCGACGATATTTTCCATAAATGGCCTTTTCCAAACGCTAAAACAACGAAAATGTATCGGTTTAAAAAATATAAAAATAGACGGAAATCCGGGATATGCGTGATGAGAGGTTCGTGGCTAGCGGGAAAAATCCCCCTTTTAAAACAGCGTGAGGCACGCGAAAGGTTTCGCAGATTCTGCGAAAGTGCGCAGCACCGACCGGAGGGTAGCCTGTAGCACGCCGACAGCCGATGGCTGGCACGCCCAGGAATTCAACGACGTTATTGCATTTCCGTCCAATAAACCCATGTAAAAACCGCCTCGGCCAACTTTTTTAACTAAAATTCATTTATAAATAAATCAAAATTCATTTATATATAATAAATTGCTTGCAAGTCAGAGACATCCTTTAAAAATACTTTTCCATTAACTAGTGTATCTCCACTTTTTGAACATCGGTTAATTTATGCACCTTACCAAAATAATCCCTTTTTCTCGGTAGCCGCTTTTGCCGAAGACGGTCTCTATGTTTCCGCGCACAGCCAGACCGTTTGGCAGACTCGCGAAATCGAAACGGATGCACTGGGAGATTACGAGGGAGAATCCTTCGTGCCTTTCATGCCCAGCTTCCTGGTGAACTGGCACCACAAGCAATTCGCGATTTCCGGCGGCTTTTTCATTATCGGTGGCGGCGGCGAAGCGAAATTCAACGACGGCCTTCCCATGATAGATCAATTTATTTCGGGCACCCGCGCTTTGCCGAATGGAAAAAGCGGTAATCGGCACTAATCGCAGTCGAGGCAAATCCACTCCACAATTCCCGAACCGTAATTATTGAATCGTTCCCGGGTGTATTTTTCGATATCGATTAAAAAGCCGACCGTGCCCGCGTTCTTGGTGCAACAACCATCGCAATCGCTGTCGGAGCACATATCGTAAACGACGGCGTCGACCGTGTAACCGTTTCGGCGAAGGCGGAATGTTTTCAATTTGTAAATGTCCCAATCCTTTTCATGGACGGCGATAATATTGTGTTCTCGAACCCATTCTTCCGTTTGCTGCTCTTCGAGGCCGGCAAACCAGCCAGCCCAAGTGCAACCGTTGTATTCAATACATTCTTCGCTCTCCGGAGCCGGATAGGATTCATACCACGTCAGCTTTGCACGATTCCACAATGTATCTTCAGCAAAAGAGGTGCTAGACGAGGATTCGGGAATCACAACACTCGCCGAATCGCTGGAACTGGATTCCACATACTTGTTTTCGTTGGCATTGCTAGAATTGTCGTCGCTGCAGCAGACCCAAAACGCACTTACCGACAATAGAGCGAGAATTTGAATGGATTTTAGAAATAATCTAGACTTCATGTATTTCAATATAACACCTAGAGACACTAGTGTCCTCTAAGAATTTAACATAAAAAGAGAAATTCCCAGAATCTGGAGAATTTCGTACAGGGGGGGGCAATTTCATGTCGTGGTGGACAATCGCGACGAGGCAATAGGTGATGATGGCGCTACATGGATCTGAATCTTCACGGAATTTTCCGACGTGCCCCAGAACTTCTTGATTTTCAGGTGCTGTTTTAGCCACTTGAAGAACAGCTCCACCAGCCAGCGATTCTTGTAGAGTTCGGCCACGCGGCTTGTCATAGAGTTTCTTCTGGCCCTAATGATAAAGAAACAGCCCAAGGAATCAATCAGCGCATGACGCCCGAAATCATTGTAGGCCCTGTCAAATACGTAATAGGAACTTGTCTCGTAGGGGATGAAGTCCACTACCGTTTACGTCGTTCACCTTGGCCTCCGTAATCAACAGGAACGAGGGAACTTGAGTTTCGACATCAAGAAGCGTATGGACTGTGACGCCGCCCTTTGTCAAGCGAAACTTCGCCCACTCAAACAGTTCCAGACAGAGGTCTATAGTCGTCGAGTCAAACGCATAGACATGTCCCCCGAACCCGAAAATTTTCTTTGCCCGTTTTTTGCGGGCGAGTTCAATCATGTAATAGGCGAAATCCTCGAAGATACGGAAATCCCTGTTCTCGTTAGCCTTCGCCAGGTTGCTTCTGGTTACATGACGAGCGACACCGAGATGGTAGCATTTTGAGCGGTGCGCATCAAAAGCGACAATCAGGGCGCGCAGCCCATCGCGATTGGAAAGTTGCTTCATTTTTTAGTGGACAGCAGTGAATTTACATAAAATAGGAGGGGATTTTAAATTTGCAATGGTTCTTTAACGATCGTCAAATGTGAAAATGAATGTGTCCGGGCCTGTTTGGCTCGGACGTTTTTTGATTGGGGTGTTAGCTAGATTGGTCAGAGATTTTGACTAGAATTTGAATGTCTAGTAATTTTTCCCAATCGGTGCGAGTCCTTTGATCGCTAGGGATGCTCCAAAAATGATTCCATATTTGATGGTTTTTGGATTTAATTTGTTCAGCTTTTTCATCGGAGATAATTTTGTTCTCGACGTAGTACATGCTTGCTCCTTTCTGCGTACATGCGAATTGGTTATTTGTGAATAACGCAGATATTTTGGTTGATATGTGTCATTAATATAACACATTTCTACTCTGCAAGTCAATGGGCTTCCAACTTTTTAATTGTCATTTTTTGCGACGGATAAAAAATTATATTCATGTAAGAGCGTTTTATACACACAAGCGATATTGTTTTTATGCCAGGTCTTTTTACGGAAGCGACACGCGTTCAACTGACTGCGATTCAACATTTGGCTCGCATCGGCTATACGTATTTGGGAAAAATTCCGGAGTCTGACGCAACGCCGGCGATTCCCTACGACCCAGAGACGAACATCCTTGTGGACATTTTTGCGGAGCAGTTCAAGAAGCTGAATCCGGCTGCGACTGTTTCTGCGCAGAGCGTACTTTCGGACATTCAGAAGGAACTGGATGACGACGATTTGGGCCAGCAGTTCTACAAGCGCTTGACTAGCTATTCTCCACTTCGCCTGGTCGATTTTGAACACCCGGAAAACAACACGTACCATTGCACGGCGGAATTCACTTGCAAGAACGGCGATGAAAGCTTCCGCCCCGACATTACGTTGTTCATCAACGGGCTCCCGCTCGTGTTTATCGAGGTTAAGAAGCCGAATAACGTAGGCGGCATGGTGGCCGAAAGCAAGCGGATGAACGATGAGCGGTTCCCGAAGAAAAAGTTCCGCCGCTTTATCAACATCACGCAGTTGATGATTTTCTCCAACAACATGGAGTACGATGCCAAGGGCGGTGTTGTTCCGATTGAAGGCGTGTTCTATTGCACGGCAGCGAAAAACGAAGCGCGTTTCAACTGCTTCAGGGAAGAGAACCCCAAGCGTGCGGCAATCGCGCCGTTCCACGCCAATTATCCTTATTTGCCGATTCCTGCGGATCTCGAAAAGAGAGTCCTGATGGATTTCAATGTTCCGGTCTTGAAAGAGAATCCGGAATACAAAACGAATCTAGACATCAACACGCCCACGAACCGCGTGCTTACTTCGATGGTGAGCCCGGAGCGTTTGCTCTTTTTGCTCAAGTATGGCATCGCTTACTTGCATGTTGAAAAGGAGAAGGACGGCCAAATCGAGAGCCGCCACGAAAAACACATCATGCGTTACCAGCAATTTTTTGCGGCCATGATTATCCGTGAA
Coding sequences within it:
- a CDS encoding DUF4372 domain-containing protein, with the translated sequence MKQLSNRDGLRALIVAFDAHRSKCYHLGVARHVTRSNLAKANENRDFRIFEDFAYYMIELARKKRAKKIFGFGGHVYAFDSTTIDLCLELFEWAKFRLTKGGVTVHTLLDVETQVPSFLLITEAKVNDVNGSGLHPLRDKFLLRI